Proteins found in one Vallitalea guaymasensis genomic segment:
- a CDS encoding nucleotide sugar dehydrogenase gives MKEKICVLGLGYIGLPTAAMFASNGFDIIGVDVNEKVVNALNKGEIIIEEPYLDVMVRDVVVSGKLKASVKPEVSDVYIIAVPTPINEDKTADMSYVISATRSIVPLVKKGDIIILESTSPPKTVEDIIVPILKESSLNVEEDLYIAHSPERVIPGKILFELVENNRIVGGIDEESALKVKKLYQSFVKGEIYTTNATTAEMCKLTENTFRDVNIALANELAMICEQMNINVWDVIKFSNKHPRVNLHQPGPGVGGHCIAVDPWFIVEKFPETAKMITLSRTINDSMPEYVFNKSRKILGTLKDKKVTILGITYKPDVDDMRESPIIELIELLEEVSGITISIHDPYVQDFKYLEKDIYTACKDSDLVILGVNHKLFSDANMDRIYKDMKQANILDTRNFFDEKALVGIGFNYNLLGKGK, from the coding sequence GTGAAAGAAAAGATTTGTGTACTAGGTCTTGGTTATATTGGACTACCAACTGCTGCTATGTTTGCTAGCAATGGATTTGATATAATCGGTGTGGATGTTAATGAAAAAGTTGTTAATGCTTTAAATAAAGGCGAGATAATAATAGAAGAACCATATTTGGATGTAATGGTAAGAGATGTTGTTGTTTCAGGCAAATTGAAGGCTTCAGTTAAGCCAGAGGTTTCAGATGTTTATATTATCGCAGTACCAACGCCTATTAATGAAGATAAGACTGCTGATATGTCTTATGTAATCAGTGCGACAAGATCAATTGTTCCATTGGTTAAAAAAGGAGATATAATAATTCTTGAATCTACTTCACCACCAAAAACAGTAGAAGATATTATTGTTCCAATATTAAAAGAATCTTCACTTAATGTAGAAGAAGATTTATATATTGCACATTCACCTGAACGAGTTATACCTGGTAAGATTCTTTTTGAACTTGTGGAGAATAACAGAATCGTTGGTGGAATAGATGAAGAATCAGCATTAAAGGTTAAGAAATTATATCAATCCTTTGTAAAAGGAGAAATATATACAACTAACGCTACTACTGCAGAAATGTGTAAATTGACTGAAAATACTTTTAGAGATGTTAACATAGCACTTGCCAATGAGTTAGCCATGATTTGTGAGCAGATGAATATTAATGTTTGGGATGTAATAAAATTCTCCAATAAACACCCTAGGGTTAACCTGCATCAACCTGGACCGGGAGTTGGAGGTCATTGTATAGCAGTTGACCCATGGTTCATAGTGGAGAAATTCCCAGAGACAGCTAAGATGATAACATTAAGCAGAACTATTAACGACAGCATGCCAGAATATGTATTCAATAAAAGCAGAAAGATTCTTGGTACTCTAAAAGATAAGAAGGTCACAATACTTGGTATAACATATAAACCAGATGTTGATGATATGAGAGAGAGTCCTATAATTGAACTAATTGAACTTTTAGAAGAAGTAAGTGGTATCACTATTTCTATACATGACCCTTATGTACAGGATTTCAAATACCTTGAAAAAGACATCTATACTGCATGTAAAGATAGTGACCTAGTTATACTTGGAGTAAATCACAAATTATTTAGTGATGCTAATATGGACAGAATATATAAAGACATGAAACAAGCTAATATATTGGATACAAGAAATTTCTTTGATGAAAAAGCACTAGTGGGTATAGGATTCAATTATAATTTATTAGGAAAAGGTAAGTAA
- a CDS encoding glycosyltransferase: MKRKVLMVANQFPPMGGSGVQRSVKFAKYLPEFEWEPIVFTRESNKGLIDESLLQDIPKDLKVIRTKSYDLNELGKPFNLVGKFISRKILIPDGDKIWYEKNKDILLEYIQGNDIDVLYTTSYPYSDHLLGLYVKKHMPDLKWVVDFRDEWCNNPYILDMGYSKRRMEKERRMEREVVDNCDYFITNTPLMLKNFLKDYNIEDKSYVIPNGYDEEDFCDLSKDYVKKDKLIITYSGSMYGRRKPDYFLQAVNELINEQKIDKDDILIRFIGNIPNKKINEINETYSLDGVVKYLPYMEHKKSIEKLIESDILLFIIGEGKGAENFYSGKVFEYMNTNRPIIALVPPKGVAADVIRETKTGYISETTNVNNIKDLMLKLYTDWKNNTIQLQPNWDKIKTFERKELTKQLVTIFDKAYDNR, from the coding sequence ATGAAAAGAAAAGTTTTGATGGTAGCTAATCAATTTCCACCAATGGGTGGCTCAGGAGTTCAGAGAAGCGTAAAATTTGCTAAATATTTACCAGAATTTGAATGGGAACCCATTGTATTTACAAGAGAAAGTAATAAAGGCTTAATTGATGAATCCTTGCTTCAGGATATACCTAAAGATTTGAAAGTGATAAGAACCAAATCTTATGACTTGAATGAGCTAGGAAAACCTTTTAATTTAGTTGGAAAATTCATATCCAGGAAGATATTGATACCTGATGGTGATAAAATATGGTACGAAAAGAATAAAGACATTCTCCTAGAATATATCCAGGGAAATGATATCGATGTTCTGTATACCACATCTTATCCATATAGTGATCATTTGTTAGGTTTATATGTGAAAAAACATATGCCTGACCTAAAATGGGTAGTGGATTTTAGGGATGAGTGGTGTAATAATCCATATATTCTTGATATGGGATATTCCAAAAGACGTATGGAAAAGGAACGTAGAATGGAAAGAGAAGTAGTTGATAATTGCGATTATTTTATTACTAATACACCTCTTATGCTGAAGAATTTTTTGAAAGATTATAATATAGAAGATAAATCTTATGTAATACCTAATGGTTATGATGAAGAGGATTTTTGTGACCTCAGTAAAGATTATGTAAAAAAAGATAAACTCATCATTACTTACTCAGGTTCAATGTATGGAAGAAGAAAGCCAGATTATTTCTTACAAGCAGTGAATGAATTAATAAATGAGCAAAAAATTGACAAGGATGACATATTAATAAGATTTATAGGCAATATTCCTAATAAGAAAATAAATGAGATAAATGAAACTTATTCCTTAGATGGTGTAGTTAAATATTTACCTTATATGGAACATAAGAAGAGTATTGAAAAGCTTATAGAGTCTGATATTCTATTATTTATTATTGGTGAAGGTAAAGGTGCAGAGAATTTCTATTCAGGTAAAGTGTTTGAATACATGAATACCAATAGACCTATAATAGCATTGGTACCACCAAAAGGTGTTGCTGCTGATGTAATCAGGGAAACCAAAACAGGATATATATCCGAAACAACCAATGTAAATAATATAAAGGACTTGATGCTTAAGTTATATACAGATTGGAAGAATAATACTATTCAGTTACAACCTAATTGGGACAAAATCAAAACTTTTGAGAGAAAAGAATTGACTAAACAACTTGTTACAATATTTGATAAGGCTTATGATAACAGGTAG
- a CDS encoding glycosyltransferase family 4 protein, with amino-acid sequence MKILHLISGGDNGGAKTHVITLLKELSKHADITLVCLLEENFAKEAREQGINVVVLKQNKRYKLDIVNRLVEMLKKDKYDILHCHGARANFLAMFIKKKYSIPTVSTIHSDYKSDFDNNLYKKIVYTTLNYFSLKRMDYFIAITNQFKKMLVDRGFKDNKIFVAYNGTRIIEKCYSLSKQEFLDRYNIEYDENKVYVGIVTRLHPVKGIPVFLKAAAKVLKTSSNILFLIAGNGDEKHTEKYKEFVINNDLGDKIRFLGFIKDIDNFYNAIDINTLTSHSESFPYALLEGSLNKKATISSAVGGIPEMIIHEESGLLFEDNNYEQLAEYIIKLAEDKELRNRYSENLHNRVKNNFSDVDMAQSHIEIYNKILKN; translated from the coding sequence ATGAAAATATTACATCTTATTAGTGGAGGAGATAATGGAGGGGCTAAGACTCACGTCATTACTCTATTAAAAGAATTAAGTAAGCATGCTGATATAACACTTGTATGCCTTTTGGAAGAAAACTTTGCAAAAGAAGCAAGAGAGCAAGGTATTAACGTTGTTGTTCTAAAACAAAATAAAAGATATAAGTTAGACATTGTTAATCGTCTGGTTGAAATGCTGAAAAAAGATAAATATGATATACTCCATTGTCATGGGGCAAGAGCTAATTTTTTAGCCATGTTCATCAAGAAGAAATATTCTATACCTACTGTATCTACTATACATAGCGATTATAAATCAGATTTTGATAACAACTTATATAAAAAGATAGTATATACGACTTTGAATTATTTCAGTTTAAAGAGAATGGATTATTTTATAGCTATAACTAACCAGTTTAAAAAAATGTTAGTAGATAGAGGATTCAAGGATAATAAGATTTTTGTAGCCTATAATGGTACTAGGATAATTGAAAAATGTTATTCTCTATCTAAACAAGAATTTTTGGATAGATATAATATTGAATATGATGAAAATAAAGTTTATGTAGGTATTGTCACAAGGCTTCATCCAGTAAAAGGAATACCTGTATTTTTGAAAGCAGCTGCAAAGGTGTTGAAAACATCTAGTAACATACTGTTTTTGATTGCTGGTAACGGTGATGAAAAGCATACTGAGAAATATAAGGAATTTGTTATCAATAATGATCTAGGAGATAAAATCAGATTTCTTGGATTTATTAAAGATATTGATAATTTTTATAATGCTATAGACATTAATACATTAACTTCTCATAGTGAGAGTTTTCCCTATGCATTATTGGAAGGTTCCCTTAACAAGAAAGCTACTATTAGTTCTGCAGTAGGGGGAATTCCAGAGATGATAATACATGAAGAATCAGGATTATTATTTGAAGATAATAATTATGAACAACTAGCAGAGTATATTATAAAACTTGCTGAAGATAAGGAATTAAGGAACAGATATAGTGAAAATCTGCATAACAGGGTCAAAAACAATTTTTCTGATGTAGATATGGCACAGTCACATATTGAGATATATAATAAAATACTAAAGAATTGA
- a CDS encoding DUF4330 domain-containing protein: MKIIDKNGKLFGKINIMDIIIILLVIVIVFAVYSKFNKNDSGTAVSSTKQDIYIVAEAYSQVPEIAESIVEGETLVAQNKYQPGNIDYVEITDDDYVATTKDGKLVAAKDTSRKTIEVGIKCKANINGPYIDSGGQEIKVGLPYWIKTSNGQIKGVVKEIRLEQ; this comes from the coding sequence ATGAAAATAATTGATAAGAATGGTAAATTATTTGGTAAGATAAATATTATGGATATAATTATTATTCTTCTAGTAATTGTGATAGTTTTTGCTGTTTATAGCAAATTCAATAAAAATGATAGTGGAACTGCTGTTTCATCCACTAAACAAGATATATATATTGTTGCAGAAGCTTACTCTCAAGTACCAGAAATAGCTGAGTCTATTGTAGAAGGAGAAACTTTGGTTGCTCAGAATAAATATCAGCCTGGAAACATTGATTATGTGGAGATAACAGATGATGATTATGTTGCAACCACAAAAGATGGAAAGCTTGTAGCAGCAAAAGATACAAGCAGAAAAACAATTGAAGTTGGAATTAAATGTAAAGCTAATATAAATGGACCATACATTGATAGTGGCGGACAAGAGATAAAAGTTGGACTACCATATTGGATTAAAACCAGTAATGGTCAAATAAAAGGCGTTGTTAAAGAAATTAGATTAGAGCAATAA
- a CDS encoding DUF4330 domain-containing protein, protein MKIINEKGKLFGLINIIDLITIFLIIALVLGALYKFKGNDISVLGSNKTKEMEYVVRLIPNYEYFFEQYNVEDKLVQDKRVLDATITDIKIEDYYKAVEDENGVVSIQKHPLYKQAFITIKATVSDKDPIFKLGEQEIRVGCSNFVRTKLCEMPGFIYEVKK, encoded by the coding sequence ATGAAGATAATAAATGAAAAAGGAAAACTATTTGGATTAATTAATATTATTGACTTGATAACAATTTTTCTTATTATTGCATTAGTTCTAGGAGCATTATACAAATTCAAGGGCAATGATATTAGTGTGCTAGGTTCCAACAAAACAAAAGAAATGGAATACGTTGTTAGATTAATACCTAACTATGAATATTTCTTTGAACAATATAATGTAGAAGACAAATTAGTACAAGATAAAAGAGTACTGGATGCAACTATAACTGATATAAAAATAGAAGATTATTATAAAGCTGTAGAAGATGAAAATGGTGTAGTATCCATTCAGAAACATCCATTATATAAGCAGGCATTCATAACTATAAAAGCTACTGTTTCTGATAAAGACCCTATTTTCAAATTGGGGGAACAAGAAATCAGAGTTGGATGTAGTAACTTTGTAAGAACTAAATTATGTGAGATGCCAGGTTTTATATATGAAGTAAAAAAATAA
- a CDS encoding O-antigen ligase family protein: MKNKINILIIIIGLAIGMIGAKLGISIALGATMIVILAAAIILDYQKTVILLGIYVFIDFAVRNVAGLAVFSSIWDELMFLGFICIFIYKLIRYRNKSVYKSTPLDFPIVFFVLIGILLVFVNSPNLGIAIDGLRAVVQYMLWYFLAVQLLDSTKSILKVYWVLTSVGTLLGLHGIYQYLTGAEMLGNWVDSAENITTRAYSIVGSPNILGAVFVLFIPMSIALLTSDYNRWRKFIAFCMTVVMAGGLFATMSRGAWISAAFGIGIFILYKNKKLLLPLILCGGIAVLMLPSLSSRLTYMFTDEYKAKSSQGGRIYRWEEGIEAWSEGNKVIGLGLGRYGGAVATNNDLSPFYMDNYYLKTLAEMGILGLVSFILLLICVVKWCTTAVIEERNRRKKDLMMGLFAGALGILAQNAVENIFEVPMMVTYFWLCIGMIMALKMDKNVYSIRDN, encoded by the coding sequence GTGAAAAATAAGATAAATATATTGATTATAATAATTGGTTTAGCTATTGGTATGATAGGTGCAAAACTAGGTATTAGTATTGCTCTTGGTGCTACAATGATTGTAATATTAGCAGCTGCTATCATTCTAGATTATCAAAAAACGGTTATACTACTTGGGATATATGTTTTTATTGATTTTGCAGTAAGAAACGTAGCAGGTCTAGCTGTTTTTTCAAGTATATGGGATGAACTGATGTTTCTAGGTTTTATATGTATTTTTATCTATAAATTGATCCGTTATAGAAATAAAAGTGTTTATAAATCAACCCCTTTAGATTTTCCCATTGTTTTTTTTGTTTTGATAGGTATACTCTTAGTATTTGTCAACTCCCCTAATCTGGGAATTGCAATTGATGGATTAAGAGCGGTTGTGCAGTATATGCTATGGTATTTCTTAGCTGTTCAATTACTTGATTCTACAAAAAGTATCCTAAAAGTATATTGGGTATTAACTTCAGTAGGTACACTACTAGGGTTACATGGTATATATCAATACCTAACAGGTGCTGAAATGTTGGGTAATTGGGTGGATAGTGCAGAAAACATAACTACTAGAGCTTATTCTATTGTAGGAAGTCCTAATATATTAGGTGCAGTATTTGTTCTATTTATTCCTATGAGTATAGCCCTTTTAACTTCTGACTATAATAGATGGAGAAAATTTATTGCATTTTGTATGACAGTAGTTATGGCTGGAGGATTATTTGCAACTATGTCAAGAGGAGCATGGATATCTGCTGCGTTTGGTATAGGTATATTTATACTATATAAAAATAAAAAATTATTATTACCTCTCATATTATGTGGAGGAATAGCTGTACTTATGCTTCCTTCCTTATCTAGTAGACTTACTTATATGTTTACAGATGAATATAAAGCAAAATCTTCACAAGGTGGTAGAATATATAGATGGGAAGAAGGAATTGAAGCTTGGAGCGAAGGTAATAAAGTTATTGGTTTAGGCTTAGGTAGATATGGAGGAGCTGTTGCGACCAATAATGATTTATCTCCGTTCTATATGGATAACTACTATCTTAAGACATTAGCTGAGATGGGTATATTAGGTCTAGTATCATTTATATTGCTTCTAATATGTGTGGTCAAATGGTGTACCACAGCAGTCATAGAAGAACGTAATAGAAGGAAAAAAGACCTGATGATGGGATTATTTGCAGGAGCGTTAGGTATATTAGCGCAGAATGCTGTAGAAAATATATTTGAAGTTCCTATGATGGTTACCTATTTTTGGCTTTGTATAGGAATGATAATGGCACTTAAGATGGATAAGAATGTATATAGCATAAGAGATAATTAA
- the csaB gene encoding polysaccharide pyruvyl transferase CsaB, translating to MINIVISGYIGYSNCGDDAILSAICEGIRELNIEANITALSKNPVITMKDNNIKSIYRFDWKEVNRTIKSADIIISGGGSLLQDTTSTRSLLYYLGIIKLAKLYKKKVMLYANGIGPIYKKLNRLMTKYIVNKVDIITLRDELSKKDLESMKVTKPRIHVTADPVFSMNVKDNGYRKLLSDNGIPLDKPLVGILFREWKNIRYEEVIAEVCDELVEKKDVNIVFIPMEYKEDIGISKHISNNMKNKSYVLDKDLDSSSIIGVIGEMHMILSMRLHALLFAALSSVPMVGFVYDPKVSCYLELMDMPSAGDVKELDITSINNIVNDVYNNYDDYVEKLNEIKVKMKKKSQMNNKYLLDLIDE from the coding sequence ATGATTAATATTGTAATCTCTGGATATATTGGTTATAGTAATTGTGGTGATGATGCAATACTATCAGCTATATGTGAAGGAATTAGAGAATTGAATATAGAGGCTAACATTACAGCTTTGTCTAAGAATCCTGTAATTACTATGAAAGATAATAATATAAAATCAATATATAGGTTTGATTGGAAAGAAGTTAATAGAACTATAAAGAGTGCAGATATTATAATAAGTGGCGGGGGCAGCCTGCTGCAAGATACAACAAGTACAAGATCACTGCTGTATTATCTAGGAATAATAAAGCTGGCTAAATTATATAAGAAAAAAGTTATGCTTTATGCTAATGGAATTGGACCCATCTATAAAAAATTGAATAGACTTATGACAAAATACATAGTCAATAAGGTGGATATAATAACTCTTAGAGACGAATTGTCAAAGAAAGATCTGGAGAGTATGAAAGTAACGAAGCCTAGAATACATGTTACTGCAGATCCAGTATTTTCTATGAATGTAAAAGACAATGGCTACAGGAAGCTTTTATCAGATAATGGTATTCCACTTGATAAACCCCTTGTTGGTATTTTGTTTAGGGAATGGAAGAATATTAGATATGAAGAGGTAATTGCAGAAGTATGTGATGAACTTGTAGAAAAAAAAGACGTAAATATAGTTTTTATTCCAATGGAATATAAAGAAGATATAGGTATCAGTAAACACATTTCTAATAATATGAAGAACAAATCTTATGTACTGGATAAAGACTTGGACTCATCATCTATCATAGGGGTTATAGGTGAAATGCATATGATATTAAGTATGAGGCTTCATGCTTTATTATTTGCGGCATTAAGCAGTGTACCTATGGTTGGATTTGTATATGACCCAAAAGTAAGTTGTTATCTAGAATTAATGGATATGCCTTCAGCAGGTGATGTTAAGGAACTAGATATAACATCAATTAATAATATTGTGAATGATGTTTATAATAATTATGATGATTATGTAGAAAAGTTAAATGAAATAAAGGTTAAGATGAAAAAGAAATCACAGATGAACAATAAATATCTTTTGGATTTGATAGATGAATAA
- a CDS encoding WecB/TagA/CpsF family glycosyltransferase yields the protein MKVDILGVKIDDLNMDKAVKKVVQYTMSEKKYKIYTPNPEFVMTANEDEEFKSILNKGDLVIPDGIGIVIASKIMKKSITERVAGYDLLQNVFNEIKGTDKTVYFFGAAKGVASQAAERMKEVHEGLNIIGIHDGYFDEQEEKTIIETINSLKPDILLVGLGAPKQEKWINQNIDNLNIKVAIGVGGSFDGMAGIVKRAPEIYQKLGLEWFYRLMKQPTRIKRMIKLPMFLLKVIKYRKHP from the coding sequence ATGAAAGTTGATATTCTAGGAGTTAAAATAGATGATTTAAATATGGACAAAGCTGTTAAAAAGGTTGTCCAATATACCATGAGCGAAAAAAAATATAAAATCTATACTCCTAATCCTGAATTTGTTATGACAGCAAATGAAGATGAAGAGTTTAAAAGTATTCTTAATAAAGGTGATTTGGTCATTCCTGATGGAATAGGTATTGTTATTGCTTCTAAAATAATGAAAAAGAGTATAACAGAACGTGTTGCGGGATATGACCTTCTTCAGAACGTTTTTAATGAGATTAAAGGTACTGATAAAACTGTATACTTTTTTGGAGCTGCAAAAGGTGTGGCATCACAAGCTGCGGAGAGAATGAAAGAAGTACATGAAGGTCTGAATATCATTGGTATCCATGATGGATATTTTGACGAACAAGAAGAGAAAACAATCATAGAAACTATTAATTCTCTCAAACCAGATATATTATTAGTGGGTCTAGGTGCTCCAAAACAAGAAAAATGGATAAACCAAAATATTGATAACTTGAATATAAAAGTCGCCATAGGTGTTGGTGGTAGTTTTGATGGTATGGCAGGAATAGTGAAAAGAGCTCCAGAAATATATCAAAAATTAGGTCTGGAATGGTTTTATAGACTTATGAAACAACCAACCAGAATTAAGAGGATGATAAAATTGCCTATGTTTTTATTAAAAGTTATTAAATACAGGAAACACCCATAA
- a CDS encoding YitT family protein gives MELTSKRKPIIDYFIIIVGVTLLAAGLNMFFIPLDLVTGGVTGLAIIIKKLTENIVPGGVEPWITNIIINIPLFLTAVLIKGKNFGGRSLFSTMFLSLALIYTSYLPPATNDMLLGSVFGGVISGAGLGLVFSAYSTTGGTDLAASIIQHYIKHISVAQLMLMLDAIIIVSGYFIFGIEKAMYALVAVFISAKIIDAILEGIHFSKAAFIISDHNDAISKEIMQRLDRGATGLQGSGKFSNKSKEVLLCVVSKKEIVKLKEIVREHDKAAFVIVADVKEVLGEGFIEYK, from the coding sequence ATGGAATTGACAAGTAAGCGAAAACCTATTATAGATTATTTTATAATAATTGTAGGAGTAACATTATTAGCGGCGGGTTTGAATATGTTTTTTATCCCTTTGGATCTTGTAACAGGTGGAGTTACTGGTTTAGCTATAATTATTAAAAAGTTAACTGAGAATATAGTTCCAGGTGGGGTTGAACCTTGGATTACTAATATTATCATAAATATTCCTTTGTTTTTGACAGCGGTACTTATTAAGGGTAAAAATTTTGGCGGTAGAAGTTTATTCTCTACTATGTTTTTATCATTAGCTTTAATCTATACATCTTACTTACCTCCAGCTACTAATGATATGCTTCTTGGTAGTGTATTCGGAGGAGTTATATCTGGAGCTGGACTGGGATTGGTTTTTTCAGCATATTCAACTACAGGCGGAACAGATCTGGCTGCTAGCATAATACAACACTATATAAAACATATATCAGTAGCTCAATTAATGCTTATGTTAGATGCAATCATTATTGTATCAGGATATTTTATCTTTGGAATTGAGAAGGCTATGTATGCTTTAGTAGCAGTATTTATCTCTGCTAAGATCATAGACGCAATTCTAGAAGGTATTCATTTTTCAAAAGCTGCATTTATCATATCTGACCATAACGATGCAATATCCAAAGAAATAATGCAGAGACTGGATAGAGGAGCAACAGGTTTACAAGGTAGTGGTAAATTTTCTAACAAGAGCAAAGAAGTACTTCTCTGCGTTGTATCAAAAAAGGAAATTGTCAAGTTGAAAGAGATTGTAAGAGAACATGATAAAGCTGCATTTGTTATTGTTGCAGATGTAAAAGAAGTTCTTGGTGAAGGTTTCATAGAATACAAGTAG
- a CDS encoding ABC transporter ATP-binding protein — protein sequence MASLSLKNIKKVYAQGVTAVQDFNLEIADKEFIIFVGPSGCGKSTTLRMIAGLEEITEGELYIGDKLVNDVEPKDRDIAMVFQNYALYPHMTVYDNMAFGLKLRKTPKAEIQKRVTEAARILDIEHLLDRKPKALSGGQRQRVAMGRAIVREPKVFLMDEPLSNLDAKLRVQMRLEISKLHQRLQTTIIYVTHDQVEAMTLGTRIVVMKDGIVQQVDTPTNLYERPQNLFVAGFIGSPQMNFVDAKVAKNGNGVDLVFESNKITLPEVKAKILIDGGYIGKEVVMGIRPQDIHDSQIFLESSPKSIVMADVNVTEMLGSETFLYVVVDGYDMTARVDPRSKAKPGDKVELAMDLNRIHIFDKETEKTLAN from the coding sequence ATGGCAAGCTTATCATTAAAGAATATTAAAAAAGTATATGCTCAAGGAGTTACAGCTGTACAAGATTTTAATCTTGAAATAGCTGATAAAGAATTTATTATCTTTGTAGGACCATCAGGTTGTGGTAAATCAACTACACTTCGTATGATTGCTGGACTTGAAGAAATCACTGAAGGTGAATTATACATTGGTGATAAATTAGTAAACGATGTTGAACCAAAAGACAGAGATATCGCGATGGTATTCCAAAACTATGCGTTATATCCTCATATGACTGTTTATGATAACATGGCATTTGGTCTTAAGCTTAGAAAAACTCCTAAGGCAGAAATCCAAAAAAGAGTTACAGAAGCTGCTAGAATATTAGATATAGAGCATTTATTAGATCGTAAACCAAAAGCATTATCAGGTGGACAAAGACAACGTGTTGCTATGGGTCGTGCTATTGTTCGTGAACCAAAAGTATTCTTAATGGACGAACCTCTTTCAAACTTGGATGCTAAACTTAGAGTTCAAATGAGACTTGAAATTTCTAAATTACATCAAAGATTACAAACAACAATTATCTATGTTACTCATGACCAGGTTGAGGCGATGACATTAGGTACTCGTATCGTTGTTATGAAAGATGGTATTGTACAACAAGTTGATACACCAACAAACTTATATGAAAGACCACAAAACTTATTTGTAGCTGGATTCATCGGTTCACCACAAATGAACTTTGTTGATGCAAAAGTGGCTAAAAATGGTAATGGTGTAGATTTAGTTTTTGAATCAAATAAGATTACTTTACCTGAAGTTAAAGCTAAAATTTTAATCGATGGTGGATATATAGGAAAAGAAGTAGTTATGGGTATTCGTCCACAAGATATACATGATAGCCAAATTTTCTTAGAATCATCACCAAAGAGTATTGTTATGGCTGATGTAAATGTTACAGAAATGTTAGGATCTGAAACATTCTTATATGTTGTTGTTGATGGTTATGATATGACAGCACGTGTAGATCCAAGATCAAAAGCTAAACCAGGAGATAAAGTTGAATTAGCTATGGATTTAAATAGAATTCATATCTTTGATAAAGAAACTGAAAAAACTCTTGCTAACTAA